A window of Campylobacter concisus genomic DNA:
GCGCGAAAGGCTTACGTCAAAGAGTTTTGACTTATAAAATTCACCCTCATTTAAAAATATCTCCCACTCTTTTAAAAATGCGTAGTTTTCTTCATCGCCAAGGTAGCTTTTTACATTTTCATACTCTAAATCTAGAGCCTTTTGCACAAAATAGATAGGCTCATTTGCGTGCTTTTGCTCGTTTAAAAAGCTCAAAAATACATCCAAATCTCGCTTCTTGTTTGTCGAGTTTGCAAGCATTTTAAAATTCTCGCCAAAAAAAAGTGTCACTTTCTCATCAAAAACGCCGTTAAAAATTTTAAGGATCGATCTAACCTTTCTTAAATTTATGCGAAGCTCATGCAAAACTTCTTCATCTTTATCTATCAAATACTGGCTTTTTAGCCTTTTTATTACTTTAAAAATACTAACAAAAAGGACTCTTAGCGCCTCTCCGCTTTTTAGATTTGCAGCAAAATTTGGCAAAATTTCTTTTTCTTTTATGATCTTATAGGCTCTTTTGTAGTCGATTTGTTCATTTTCATTAGCGTGGATGGCAAGAAATTTGTTTTTATATCTTTTATCGCAAGTTACGTCACTTAGGCAAAAATTTTCTAAAAACGGTGGTAGCTTGAAAAAGACGGCCTCATTTTCATCGCTAAATTCGATTTCAAATGTACAAAGCCCGTTTAGTTCATTTTTAAAAATATCAATATTGCAAGGATTGTTATTTAGTTTAAAAATATATCTATCTTTTAAGATGACGCTACCGATGCGGTTCTTAAGAGCCTTTTTAAACTCCGCTTTTTCGCAAAATTCTTCATTTTCTTCTCTGATTAGACCTTTGCCGATCTTTACAGTTTTTATAAATTTATCCTCTTCACTTCGAAAGCGGATCTCTTCATTTTGCGTTATCTTGGTATAAAACTGAGAAATT
This region includes:
- a CDS encoding CYTH and CHAD domain-containing protein, which codes for MSLEIERKFLLKNSQILDFLKEAGVVFKHLEISQFYTKITQNEEIRFRSEEDKFIKTVKIGKGLIREENEEFCEKAEFKKALKNRIGSVILKDRYIFKLNNNPCNIDIFKNELNGLCTFEIEFSDENEAVFFKLPPFLENFCLSDVTCDKRYKNKFLAIHANENEQIDYKRAYKIIKEKEILPNFAANLKSGEALRVLFVSIFKVIKRLKSQYLIDKDEEVLHELRINLRKVRSILKIFNGVFDEKVTLFFGENFKMLANSTNKKRDLDVFLSFLNEQKHANEPIYFVQKALDLEYENVKSYLGDEENYAFLKEWEIFLNEGEFYKSKLFDVSLSRLGSFKLRMLLVLAQKRLKSLNQDCPNESFHDLRIELKKMRYTYEFLCEIFYFEGLKKYEEKLKQMQEIFGNLQDYDVWLGILKRLPEIPDKERLESKIYKQIYKSREEILKKRLKFIKATRKISRNLKIYYI